The Streptomyces sp. NBC_00691 genome has a segment encoding these proteins:
- a CDS encoding YncE family protein, protein MTKYRRASRAARVLLPGAVAVVLLTGCAQGSGGAASATGRASPAGVSPTRTPSAAGSDVPLAPAPAGRPAPGTLLVADFGSDTVTFVDPARGATGSVEVGTAPYGLALGEDGRAWVATAEGVAVVDTGTRQRLALIPYETDSGPVTTGEYRGGGMGIALAPDGSRAYVGVNVPDGNGTLEVIDTEALRVTETVPVGRRPFDVDVSRDGAEVYATNHDSFDVTVVATGTWEPRRVEVAPYGTEGGLGSWLKPHYTAVRPSDGRLLLPFEGERLAVVDPRTGRTTIEPMTANTHQHGAAVTADGTFLAVGTGPIDPDEDEGPSLTVRTPGGGERVYPLEGPHEDVAVSEDGRTAYVTGGFTRDGYWDGLSVVDLDTGDVRRLEAGSRPLGVVVL, encoded by the coding sequence ATGACGAAGTACCGCCGTGCGTCCCGCGCCGCCCGGGTGCTCCTGCCCGGAGCCGTGGCCGTGGTCCTGCTCACCGGGTGCGCGCAGGGGTCCGGAGGCGCGGCCTCCGCGACGGGACGGGCGTCGCCCGCCGGGGTGTCCCCGACCCGCACGCCGTCCGCCGCCGGCTCTGACGTCCCCCTGGCACCCGCCCCGGCCGGCAGGCCCGCGCCGGGCACGCTGCTGGTCGCCGACTTCGGCTCCGACACGGTGACCTTCGTCGACCCCGCGCGGGGTGCCACCGGCTCGGTCGAGGTCGGCACCGCTCCCTACGGGCTGGCCCTCGGCGAGGACGGGCGGGCCTGGGTGGCGACCGCCGAGGGCGTCGCGGTCGTGGACACGGGGACCCGGCAGCGGCTCGCCCTCATCCCGTACGAGACGGACTCGGGTCCCGTGACCACGGGCGAGTACCGGGGTGGCGGCATGGGCATCGCCCTCGCGCCGGACGGGAGCCGGGCGTACGTGGGGGTCAACGTGCCCGACGGGAACGGCACGCTCGAGGTGATCGACACGGAGGCCCTGCGGGTCACGGAGACGGTGCCGGTCGGACGGCGCCCCTTCGACGTGGACGTGTCACGTGACGGCGCCGAGGTGTACGCGACGAACCACGACTCCTTCGACGTCACGGTCGTCGCCACGGGGACGTGGGAGCCGCGCCGGGTGGAGGTCGCCCCGTACGGCACGGAAGGCGGGCTCGGTTCCTGGCTGAAGCCGCACTACACGGCCGTGCGCCCCTCGGACGGCAGGCTGCTGCTGCCGTTCGAGGGCGAGCGGCTCGCGGTCGTCGACCCTCGGACGGGCCGGACGACCATCGAGCCGATGACCGCGAACACGCATCAGCACGGGGCCGCGGTGACCGCCGACGGCACGTTCCTGGCGGTGGGCACGGGTCCCATCGACCCGGACGAGGACGAGGGCCCCTCCCTGACGGTCCGGACCCCCGGCGGCGGCGAGCGGGTCTACCCCCTGGAGGGGCCGCACGAGGACGTGGCGGTCTCCGAGGACGGCCGTACCGCCTATGTGACCGGCGGGTTCACCCGCGACGGGTACTGGGACGGTCTGAGCGTCGTCGACCTCGACACGGGTGACGTCCGCCGGCTGGAGGCGGGATCGCGTCCGCTGGGGGTCGTGGTCCTCTGA
- a CDS encoding RNA ligase produces MSQATLTLHDLMPSDELAAALTEGHVTRKRHPELPLSIYTYTRACQYAQHWNRATTRCRGLVADDATGRIVALPLPKFFNVSEHAAGRPYAPPLPDEPFEVYDKVDGSLGVVFHYDGRWHVASKGSFTSVQATWAQRRLDAADTTGLTPGVTYLAEILYPGNRIVVNYGERRDLVLLAAFGGDGAEIPLTDAAAGWRPVGSVVRAWPAMGIAELVALTASNTLPGGHRATGTDAEGFVLRFASGLRAKAKLAEYERLHKVLTGVTERDIWRGHGIQRFGALPAGELAKGLGCSVTEVEADGGKPLDALLEQVPDEFDAWVREVIGGLETAAAERERAVDEAYARLAHLAGDRGAFARAVAGVPDRGLRAALFLRLDGRPVDLLLWRLLRPEATDPFAHEQEN; encoded by the coding sequence ATGAGCCAGGCGACCCTGACTCTGCACGACCTGATGCCGTCCGACGAGCTCGCCGCCGCACTCACGGAGGGGCACGTCACACGCAAGCGGCACCCCGAGCTGCCGCTGTCGATCTACACGTACACGCGCGCGTGCCAGTACGCCCAGCACTGGAACCGGGCCACCACCCGGTGCCGCGGACTCGTCGCCGACGACGCCACCGGACGGATCGTCGCGCTCCCGCTCCCCAAGTTCTTCAACGTCTCCGAGCACGCCGCCGGCCGCCCCTACGCGCCGCCGCTGCCCGACGAGCCGTTCGAGGTGTACGACAAGGTCGACGGCAGCCTCGGCGTGGTCTTCCACTACGACGGCCGCTGGCACGTCGCCTCCAAGGGCTCCTTCACCAGCGTCCAGGCCACCTGGGCGCAGCGCCGCCTCGACGCGGCCGACACGACGGGCCTGACGCCCGGCGTCACGTACCTCGCCGAGATCCTCTACCCCGGCAACCGCATCGTCGTGAACTACGGCGAGCGCCGCGACCTCGTCCTGCTCGCGGCCTTCGGCGGCGACGGCGCCGAGATCCCGCTCACCGACGCCGCCGCCGGCTGGCGGCCCGTCGGCTCCGTCGTCCGCGCCTGGCCGGCCATGGGCATCGCCGAGCTCGTCGCCCTGACCGCGTCCAACACCCTCCCCGGCGGACACCGCGCCACCGGCACCGACGCCGAGGGCTTCGTCCTGCGCTTCGCCTCCGGCCTGCGCGCCAAGGCCAAGCTCGCCGAGTACGAACGCCTCCACAAGGTGCTCACCGGCGTCACCGAGCGTGACATATGGCGCGGCCACGGCATCCAGCGCTTCGGCGCCCTCCCGGCCGGCGAACTCGCCAAGGGCCTCGGCTGCTCCGTGACGGAGGTCGAGGCCGACGGCGGCAAGCCCCTGGACGCCCTCCTGGAGCAGGTGCCGGACGAGTTCGACGCCTGGGTCCGCGAGGTGATCGGCGGTCTCGAAACGGCGGCCGCCGAGCGGGAGCGTGCCGTCGACGAGGCGTACGCGCGCCTGGCCCACCTCGCCGGCGACCGGGGCGCCTTCGCGCGCGCCGTGGCCGGGGTGCCCGACCGCGGGCTGCGCGCCGCCCTCTTCCTGCGCCTCGACGGGCGCCCCGTCGACCTCCTCCTCTGGCGCCTGCTGCGCCCCGAGGCCACCGATCCCTTCGCCCACGAGCAGGAGAACTGA
- a CDS encoding GMC oxidoreductase — MSEHPLPARGIGGINRRRFLAGTGSVLGAAALVGHGTAAHAEARLADTPIPTGAHVPALVIGTGYGGSVAALRLARAGVAVHMVEMGMAWDTPGPDGKIFANTTRPDYRSFWLRTRTKQPLSNFLGFPLDKDVPRYTGILDAEDFAGITVYQGRGVGGGSLVNGGMAVTPRRENFAAILPTVDAAEMYATYYPRANAGLGVTGVDQSWWESAACYQYARVGRKHAQRSGFPFVFVPNVYDWDYMKQEAAGAVPKSALDAEVIYGNNAGKKTLQKTYLAQAAATGRVTVSALHKVTSVTPAAGGGYTVAIDQIDTTGATLASKTVTADKVFFAAGSVGTSKLLTRLKATGALPGLNDEIGKGWGDNGNVMCGRANHMWDATGKLQSSMPTAGIDNWDAGGAFAEVAPLPTGIETYASFYLSITKTPHRARFTWNPATGTVDLSWDRAWKQASIDAAKTIFDKINAKEGTIYRTDLFGVYKIWGDHLTYHPLGGAVLGKATDNHGRLHGHSGLYVIDGSLIPGNASVNPFVTITALAERNIERIVAEDF; from the coding sequence ATGAGCGAACACCCCCTGCCCGCAAGGGGAATCGGTGGCATCAACCGCCGTCGATTCCTCGCGGGAACAGGTTCTGTTCTCGGTGCTGCCGCCCTCGTCGGCCACGGCACCGCGGCCCACGCCGAAGCCCGTCTCGCCGACACCCCCATCCCCACCGGCGCCCACGTGCCCGCCCTCGTCATCGGCACCGGATACGGCGGCTCCGTGGCCGCCCTCCGGCTCGCCCGCGCGGGCGTCGCCGTCCACATGGTCGAGATGGGCATGGCCTGGGACACCCCAGGACCGGACGGCAAGATCTTCGCCAACACCACCCGGCCCGACTACCGCTCCTTCTGGCTGCGGACCCGCACCAAGCAGCCGCTGAGCAACTTCCTCGGCTTCCCTCTCGACAAGGACGTCCCGCGGTACACGGGCATCCTCGACGCCGAGGACTTCGCCGGCATCACCGTCTACCAGGGCAGGGGCGTCGGCGGCGGCTCCCTCGTCAACGGCGGCATGGCCGTCACCCCGCGCCGCGAGAACTTCGCGGCCATCCTCCCCACCGTCGACGCGGCCGAGATGTACGCGACCTACTACCCGCGCGCCAACGCGGGACTCGGCGTCACCGGGGTGGACCAGTCCTGGTGGGAGAGCGCCGCGTGCTACCAGTACGCGCGCGTCGGCCGCAAGCACGCCCAGCGCTCCGGCTTCCCCTTCGTGTTCGTCCCGAACGTCTACGACTGGGACTACATGAAGCAGGAGGCCGCCGGGGCCGTCCCGAAGTCGGCCCTCGACGCCGAGGTCATCTACGGCAACAACGCCGGCAAGAAGACCCTCCAGAAGACCTATCTGGCCCAGGCCGCCGCCACCGGCCGGGTCACCGTCTCCGCCCTGCACAAGGTCACCTCCGTCACCCCGGCGGCGGGCGGCGGCTACACCGTCGCCATCGATCAGATCGACACCACCGGGGCCACCCTCGCGAGCAAGACCGTCACGGCCGACAAGGTCTTCTTCGCCGCCGGAAGCGTCGGCACGAGCAAGCTCCTCACCCGCCTCAAGGCGACCGGCGCCCTCCCCGGTCTCAACGACGAGATCGGCAAGGGCTGGGGCGACAACGGCAACGTCATGTGCGGCCGCGCCAACCACATGTGGGACGCGACCGGCAAGCTGCAGTCGTCCATGCCCACCGCGGGCATCGACAACTGGGACGCGGGCGGCGCCTTCGCCGAGGTGGCCCCGCTGCCCACCGGCATCGAGACCTACGCCTCCTTCTACCTCTCCATCACCAAGACCCCCCACCGGGCCCGGTTCACCTGGAACCCGGCCACCGGCACGGTGGACCTGAGCTGGGACCGGGCCTGGAAGCAGGCGTCCATCGACGCCGCGAAGACCATCTTCGACAAGATCAACGCCAAGGAGGGCACGATCTACCGCACCGACCTCTTCGGTGTGTACAAGATCTGGGGGGACCACCTCACGTACCACCCGCTCGGCGGCGCGGTCCTGGGCAAGGCGACCGACAACCACGGACGCCTCCACGGCCACTCCGGGCTGTACGTCATCGACGGGTCCCTGATCCCCGGCAACGCCAGCGTCAACCCGTTCGTCACCATCACGGCGCTCGCCGAACGCAACATCGAACGGATCGTCGCCGAGGACTTCTGA
- a CDS encoding dienelactone hydrolase family protein has protein sequence MAEVLLFHHTLGLTEGVGAFAEELRRAGHTVHTPDLYEGRTFTDLEAGVGHAQEIGFDTLVARGERAAEELPEALVYAGFSLGVLPAQKLAQTRAGALGALLFGACVPVAEFGAAWPEGVPAQVHGMDADPFFVDEGDLAAARALVADAADRRLFLYPGTAHLFAERGAPSFVPEAAALCVERTLCFLDGVER, from the coding sequence ATGGCCGAGGTTCTGCTCTTCCACCACACGCTCGGGCTGACCGAGGGGGTCGGCGCGTTCGCCGAGGAGCTGCGGCGGGCGGGTCACACGGTGCACACGCCCGACCTGTACGAGGGCCGGACCTTCACCGACCTCGAAGCCGGTGTCGGGCACGCCCAGGAGATCGGCTTCGACACCCTCGTGGCGCGAGGCGAGCGGGCGGCCGAGGAGCTGCCCGAGGCACTCGTCTACGCCGGGTTCTCGCTCGGTGTGCTGCCCGCCCAGAAGCTGGCGCAGACCCGGGCCGGGGCGCTCGGCGCTCTGCTGTTCGGCGCCTGCGTGCCGGTGGCCGAGTTCGGCGCGGCCTGGCCGGAGGGCGTTCCCGCGCAGGTGCACGGGATGGACGCCGACCCCTTCTTCGTCGACGAGGGCGATCTGGCGGCCGCCCGCGCGCTGGTGGCGGACGCGGCGGACCGGAGGCTCTTCCTGTACCCGGGGACCGCGCATCTGTTCGCCGAGCGCGGGGCGCCGTCCTTCGTGCCGGAGGCGGCCGCGCTGTGCGTGGAGCGGACGCTCTGCTTCCTTGACGGCGTCGAGCGCTGA
- a CDS encoding asparaginase, which yields MKRTNDGGARRIVVISTGGTIASRWQGTGYAADASGNDVLATAPLPEGVTVEVVDLFNVNSSRVTAAHQLALLRTVHETLADPGVDGIVITHGTDTLEETAFFLDLHHTDARPVVLTGAQRPFGTGDGDGPGNLYDALQVASSVSDLGVLVVFDGRVHAARGTVKTQTLAADAFSDPSAERLGRVGFSRVDIERQPERPTPLPLPAAADKADPDAPDTVPLPRVAIVTHHSDGDPFLLNAAVAAGARGIVLVATGAGNATPEIAAAVADAVAQGVLVAVTTRVPAGPLAEIYTGGGAVDLVAAGALLTGTLRAAQARIAVLATLLADGGTGAGDPARGTALLRRLLDGPVRAEPALATGGSRSASAVAARA from the coding sequence ATGAAGAGGACGAACGACGGGGGAGCGCGCCGGATCGTCGTCATCAGCACGGGCGGCACGATCGCCAGCCGCTGGCAGGGCACCGGCTACGCCGCCGACGCCTCCGGCAACGACGTGCTGGCCACCGCCCCGCTTCCCGAGGGCGTCACCGTCGAGGTCGTCGACCTCTTCAACGTCAACAGCTCCCGCGTGACCGCGGCGCACCAGCTCGCCCTGCTCCGGACCGTCCACGAGACCCTCGCCGACCCCGGCGTCGACGGCATCGTGATCACCCACGGCACCGACACCCTCGAAGAGACCGCCTTCTTCCTGGACCTCCACCACACCGACGCCCGCCCGGTCGTCCTCACCGGCGCCCAGCGCCCCTTCGGCACCGGCGACGGGGACGGCCCCGGCAACCTGTACGACGCGCTCCAGGTCGCCTCCTCCGTCAGCGACCTCGGTGTCCTCGTCGTCTTCGACGGACGGGTGCACGCCGCCCGCGGCACCGTGAAGACCCAGACGCTCGCCGCCGACGCCTTCTCCGACCCCTCGGCCGAGCGCCTGGGCCGCGTCGGCTTCTCCCGCGTCGACATCGAGCGGCAGCCGGAGCGCCCGACGCCGCTGCCGCTGCCCGCCGCCGCGGACAAGGCGGACCCCGACGCCCCCGACACCGTCCCGCTGCCCCGGGTCGCCATCGTGACCCACCACTCCGACGGCGACCCCTTCCTCCTGAACGCGGCCGTCGCCGCCGGAGCCCGGGGCATCGTCCTGGTCGCCACCGGAGCCGGCAACGCCACCCCCGAGATCGCCGCCGCCGTGGCCGACGCGGTCGCCCAGGGCGTCCTGGTCGCCGTGACCACCCGTGTCCCCGCCGGACCGCTCGCCGAGATCTACACCGGCGGCGGGGCCGTCGACCTCGTCGCCGCCGGAGCACTGCTCACCGGCACGCTCCGGGCCGCCCAGGCCCGGATCGCGGTCCTCGCGACGCTCCTCGCCGACGGCGGCACCGGCGCGGGCGACCCCGCTCGCGGCACCGCGCTGCTGCGACGCCTCCTCGACGGGCCCGTCCGCGCGGAACCGGCCCTCGCCACCGGCGGCTCCCGCTCGGCCTCGGCCGTCGCCGCCCGCGCCTGA
- a CDS encoding carboxymuconolactone decarboxylase family protein, which yields MIIDIPEGQEPIGYVWGDMVPEIGTAAANFSLSVYAHTTLGLREFEAARLRIAQINGCGFCLDWRTDRDGVKVEEGFDEVVAAWRETEVSEGFDERTRLAAEYAERYALDHHGLDEEFWERMTARYSQAEIVELTMSLGSWLAFGRLNRVLGLDEVCVLPTH from the coding sequence GTGATCATCGACATTCCGGAGGGCCAGGAGCCGATCGGGTACGTGTGGGGCGACATGGTCCCGGAGATCGGGACGGCGGCGGCGAACTTCTCGCTGTCGGTGTACGCCCATACGACGCTGGGGCTGCGCGAGTTCGAGGCGGCACGGCTGCGGATCGCGCAGATCAACGGCTGCGGCTTCTGTCTGGACTGGCGTACCGACCGGGACGGGGTGAAGGTCGAGGAGGGCTTCGACGAGGTCGTCGCGGCCTGGCGGGAGACGGAGGTCTCGGAGGGCTTCGACGAGCGGACGCGGCTCGCGGCCGAGTACGCCGAGCGGTACGCGCTGGACCATCACGGTCTGGACGAGGAGTTCTGGGAGCGGATGACGGCCCGGTACAGCCAGGCGGAGATCGTGGAGCTGACGATGAGTCTGGGGTCGTGGCTGGCGTTCGGGCGGCTCAACCGGGTGCTCGGGCTCGACGAGGTGTGCGTGTTGCCGACGCACTGA
- a CDS encoding NAD(P)H-dependent amine dehydrogenase family protein → MIRTVVWGTGNVGRAAIRAVDAHPGLELAAVLVSDPAKVGRDAGRLAGLGHDLGVVAVDDVGAVLDGRPGAVVYAASGDTRPDGALDDVARAVRTGAVVVTPALYPLYDQRNAPPEFRDPVLAAVAEGGGSLFVSGVDPGWGNDVLPLLVSGLGSTVDVIRCQEIFDYSTYEQEESVRDLIGMGRPLDYEPPMLLPSVPTMVWGGQIRLMARALGAELDEIRETVARRPLESTVKTRTMGVFEAGTQGAIRFEVQGIVAGEPRIVIEHVTRIHPSCAPDWPVPPDGAGAHRVIVEGSPRIEVTVAATAEGENRSAGGNATAVGRLVGAIDWLAAAEPGLYDALDVPLRPAVGKLGRRPR, encoded by the coding sequence ATGATTCGGACGGTGGTGTGGGGTACCGGAAATGTCGGGCGCGCGGCGATCCGCGCCGTGGACGCCCATCCAGGGCTGGAACTCGCGGCCGTGCTCGTCTCCGATCCGGCGAAGGTCGGACGGGACGCGGGCCGGCTCGCGGGGCTCGGCCACGACCTCGGGGTCGTGGCCGTCGACGATGTGGGCGCGGTGCTCGACGGACGGCCGGGGGCGGTGGTGTACGCGGCTTCCGGCGACACCCGTCCCGACGGGGCGCTCGACGACGTGGCGCGCGCGGTGCGGACGGGCGCGGTGGTGGTCACCCCCGCGCTGTATCCGCTGTACGACCAGCGCAACGCGCCGCCGGAGTTCCGGGATCCGGTGCTCGCGGCGGTCGCCGAGGGGGGCGGGTCGCTGTTCGTGTCGGGAGTCGATCCCGGCTGGGGCAACGACGTCCTGCCGCTGCTCGTCAGCGGCCTGGGGAGCACGGTCGACGTGATCCGCTGCCAGGAGATCTTCGACTACTCGACGTACGAGCAGGAGGAGTCGGTCCGGGACCTGATCGGGATGGGCAGGCCGCTCGACTACGAGCCGCCGATGCTGCTGCCGTCGGTGCCGACGATGGTGTGGGGCGGGCAGATACGTCTGATGGCCCGCGCGCTCGGCGCCGAACTCGACGAGATCCGCGAGACGGTGGCCCGGCGTCCGCTGGAGTCGACCGTGAAGACCCGGACGATGGGTGTCTTCGAGGCGGGGACGCAGGGCGCGATCCGCTTCGAGGTGCAGGGCATCGTCGCCGGGGAGCCCCGCATCGTGATCGAGCACGTGACCCGTATCCATCCCTCGTGCGCGCCGGACTGGCCGGTGCCGCCGGACGGGGCGGGGGCGCACCGGGTGATCGTCGAGGGGAGCCCCCGGATCGAGGTGACGGTGGCGGCGACCGCCGAGGGCGAGAACCGCTCGGCGGGCGGGAACGCGACGGCGGTGGGGCGGCTGGTCGGGGCGATCGACTGGCTGGCCGCCGCCGAGCCGGGACTGTACGACGCGCTGGACGTGCCGTTGCGGCCGGCGGTCGGGAAGCTGGGAAGGAGACCACGGTGA
- a CDS encoding NAD(P)/FAD-dependent oxidoreductase, producing MTRPRILVVGAGFAGVACVRRLERRLAEREAQLALLSPFSYQLYLPLLPQVAAGVLTPQSVALSLRRSERHRTRIVPGGVVGVDTAAKVCVVRTIAGEYVTEPYDHLVLAPGSVTRSFDIPGLAEHARGMKTLAEAVYIRDHVIAQLDLADASNDEEERAARLRFVVVGGGYAGTETAACLQLLTHNAVKRYPRIDPKLIKWHLIDIAPKLMPELGDKLGASATDILTRRGIEVSLGVSVASVDDHAVTLTDGRVLPSRTLIWTAGVAASPLIGTLGAETFRGRIVVTPEMTVPGLDGVWALGDAAAVPDLAKGEEGAICPPTAQHAMRQGKALADNLVSTLRGEPTHRYVHKDLGLVVDLGGLDGVSKPLGVELHGAPAQAVARAYHWAALRTNVAKTRVMTNWLLNAAAGDDFVRTGFLASKSGTLRDFEYTDAYLTPEQVLSHTGAFRGAVGTGGGN from the coding sequence GTGACGCGACCGAGGATTCTCGTGGTGGGCGCCGGTTTCGCCGGCGTGGCCTGCGTACGACGGCTCGAACGACGCCTCGCGGAGCGGGAGGCGCAGCTCGCACTCCTTTCACCGTTCTCGTACCAGCTCTACCTGCCCCTGCTCCCCCAGGTGGCGGCGGGGGTCCTGACCCCGCAGTCGGTCGCGCTGTCGCTGCGCCGCAGCGAACGGCACCGCACCCGGATCGTGCCGGGTGGCGTGGTGGGCGTGGACACCGCGGCGAAGGTCTGCGTGGTGCGCACGATCGCCGGGGAGTACGTGACCGAGCCGTACGACCACCTCGTGCTGGCGCCGGGCAGCGTGACCCGCAGTTTCGACATCCCCGGGCTCGCCGAGCACGCGCGCGGGATGAAGACCCTGGCCGAGGCCGTGTACATCCGGGACCACGTCATCGCGCAGCTGGACCTGGCGGACGCGAGCAACGACGAGGAGGAGCGGGCCGCGCGGCTGCGGTTCGTGGTCGTCGGCGGCGGGTACGCGGGCACGGAGACTGCGGCCTGTCTCCAACTGCTCACCCACAACGCGGTCAAGCGGTATCCCCGCATCGACCCGAAGCTCATCAAGTGGCACCTGATCGACATCGCGCCGAAGCTGATGCCCGAGCTGGGCGACAAGCTGGGCGCCTCCGCGACGGACATCCTGACCAGGCGCGGCATCGAGGTGTCCCTGGGGGTGTCGGTGGCCTCCGTGGACGACCACGCCGTGACGCTGACGGACGGGCGGGTGCTGCCGAGCCGGACGCTGATCTGGACGGCCGGCGTGGCGGCGAGCCCGCTGATCGGCACGCTCGGTGCGGAGACGTTCCGGGGACGGATCGTGGTCACGCCCGAGATGACCGTGCCGGGGCTCGACGGGGTGTGGGCGCTCGGCGACGCGGCGGCGGTGCCGGACCTCGCCAAGGGCGAGGAGGGCGCGATCTGCCCGCCGACGGCCCAGCACGCGATGCGGCAGGGCAAGGCGCTCGCCGACAACCTGGTCTCGACGCTGCGCGGCGAGCCGACCCATCGTTACGTCCACAAGGATCTGGGTCTGGTGGTGGACCTCGGCGGACTGGACGGGGTCTCGAAGCCGCTCGGCGTGGAGCTGCACGGGGCGCCGGCGCAGGCCGTGGCCCGCGCCTACCACTGGGCGGCGCTGCGGACCAATGTGGCGAAGACCCGGGTGATGACGAACTGGCTGCTGAACGCCGCGGCCGGGGACGACTTCGTACGGACGGGGTTCCTGGCGTCGAAGTCGGGCACGCTGCGGGACTTCGAGTACACCGACGCGTATCTGACCCCGGAGCAGGTCCTCAGCCACACGGGCGCCTTCCGCGGGGCGGTCGGGACCGGCGGAGGGAACTGA
- a CDS encoding Lrp/AsnC family transcriptional regulator, with protein sequence MDRIDLHILRELQNDGRLSNQELAQRVGLSPSPCLRRVRQLEQDGVIQGYRAVIDPEAVGRGFEVLVSVEVRRDRETVEAFEEALQDVPDVIEAYRLFGSPGCLLRIAVADLAAYERLWIERLTTLTGVTEVNSQIIMKRVKEPKGMPVDIRGT encoded by the coding sequence ATGGACCGAATCGATCTCCACATCTTGCGCGAGCTGCAGAACGACGGCCGCCTGAGCAACCAGGAGCTGGCCCAGCGGGTGGGGCTCAGCCCGTCGCCCTGCCTGCGCCGGGTCCGTCAGCTGGAGCAGGACGGGGTGATCCAGGGGTACCGGGCGGTCATCGACCCTGAGGCGGTGGGGCGGGGCTTCGAGGTGCTCGTCTCGGTGGAGGTGCGGCGGGACCGGGAGACGGTGGAGGCCTTCGAGGAGGCGCTCCAGGACGTGCCGGACGTCATCGAGGCGTACCGGCTGTTCGGCAGCCCCGGCTGTCTGCTGCGGATCGCGGTCGCCGATCTCGCGGCGTACGAGCGGCTGTGGATCGAGCGGCTGACGACCCTCACCGGGGTCACCGAGGTCAACTCGCAGATCATCATGAAGCGCGTCAAGGAGCCCAAGGGAATGCCGGTGGACATCAGGGGCACCTGA
- a CDS encoding NADPH-dependent FMN reductase → MTTYKVGYFVGSLSKDSINRVLSRALLRVAPAELEFQEIPIKDLPLYNHDFDADYPPEGRALKEAVAAVDAVLFVTPEYNRSIPGGLKNAIDWASRPWGTNSFTHKPSAVIGASPGKIGTAVAQQSLRSVLSFCNSPQMNAPEAYIQFVPGLFTPDGEVTDPTTQQFLTDYMADFKTFIERVLTVLPQR, encoded by the coding sequence ATGACCACGTACAAGGTCGGCTACTTCGTCGGCAGTCTGTCGAAGGACTCCATCAACAGGGTCCTCTCCCGTGCCCTCCTCCGCGTGGCGCCGGCGGAACTGGAGTTCCAGGAGATCCCCATCAAGGACCTGCCGCTCTACAACCACGACTTCGACGCGGACTACCCGCCCGAGGGCCGGGCCCTCAAGGAGGCCGTCGCCGCCGTCGACGCCGTCCTCTTCGTCACACCCGAGTACAACCGCTCCATCCCCGGCGGCCTCAAGAACGCCATCGACTGGGCCAGCCGCCCCTGGGGCACCAACTCCTTCACCCACAAGCCGTCGGCCGTCATCGGCGCCTCGCCCGGCAAGATCGGCACCGCCGTCGCCCAGCAGAGCCTCCGCTCGGTGCTGAGCTTCTGCAACTCCCCGCAGATGAACGCCCCCGAGGCCTACATCCAGTTCGTCCCGGGGCTCTTCACACCGGACGGCGAGGTCACCGACCCGACGACGCAGCAGTTCCTGACCGACTACATGGCCGACTTCAAGACCTTCATCGAGCGGGTCCTCACCGTCCTGCCCCAGCGCTGA
- a CDS encoding GNAT family N-acetyltransferase has product MNDLRIEPARTESQLADWRAVHNTIIPTAVLSPGEVRERAGRNRLDVAYLGEVAVGCSTVRPPDEETPAATVIARTLPGFRGRGVGTALYERGLAHARTLSDEGVETVVLASNEDGLRFALARGFVEVERYVLPGDTVPFVTLRLA; this is encoded by the coding sequence ATGAACGATCTTCGTATCGAGCCGGCCAGGACCGAGTCCCAGCTCGCGGACTGGCGGGCCGTCCACAACACGATCATTCCGACGGCCGTCCTCTCCCCCGGCGAGGTGCGCGAGCGCGCGGGCCGGAACCGGCTGGACGTCGCGTATCTCGGGGAGGTGGCGGTGGGTTGCTCGACGGTGCGCCCGCCGGACGAGGAGACCCCGGCGGCCACCGTCATCGCGCGGACGCTGCCCGGCTTCCGGGGGCGGGGCGTGGGGACGGCGCTGTACGAGCGGGGGCTCGCGCACGCGCGGACACTGAGCGACGAGGGCGTGGAGACGGTGGTGCTCGCCTCCAACGAGGACGGACTGCGGTTCGCGCTCGCGCGCGGCTTCGTCGAGGTGGAGCGGTACGTCCTGCCCGGCGACACGGTGCCGTTCGTGACGCTGCGGCTGGCCTGA